A region of uncultured Anaeromusa sp. DNA encodes the following proteins:
- the cobN gene encoding cobaltochelatase subunit CobN: MKSIVFISNIERQQQQMQQALRKCNISAKGQVVGLQEDALWTAAWQHTLDQCACLVCSWMGHGKEWSFLEKTIAYLRRAKKPFVMLPANPEVKGEAQGFNAARQLQARQYLSFGGVQNYINFWQWLAASFAQENVSWEQPRQQPWQGIFHPAYQGEAEDFFAFKQQCWSEKSLTAGILFPRDEWVWRDLRHQERLIRELEAQGLQVIPIFSHWAKNEALGAPGVDEAVRRFFFDATGRCLVDVVINCFKFSLTVGRPVDPLFLQKLNVPILQGVTLLQTEESWETSVTGLNPVELSCCVVLPEFDGVIHGAPLAAKSVDEDGASHFEPIAERCKAMAARAAKWARLRQKKNSEKKIAIIFHNYPPRNFNIGTAEGLDSPASVQQLLERMEAAGYLVGELPVNGAELLEAMLAQATNDGRFLTDKQKKTALGWVDSKRVQEWAKQWPPKVRTHMKESWGEAPGEAFCYEEGLLVPGLRLGNVVVTVQPPRGFEGDPGKLYHSPDCAPTYHYLAFYRWLKEDFQADAVVHIGTHGSLEWLPGKGAGLSEACYPDLALADLPNVYPYLITVIGEGVQAKRRSAACLIGHLPPPMARAEAYEELEELEKMLEEYQHFLTFQPEQAEVAAGRIREKAATASLEREVPPEADFSAYALKLHAYISDIKNMSIRTGLHILGQAPQQETLLGYLLALTRVEQAEQPSLPKLLANIRGYEYEALLAASGVLTPDGLQTQGRILDEVEEAARRFIGILQAGNFNEAARRSAVASIGDSDALLREQLSGLAEYICEVLVPALQATSQEMSHLLDALSGCYVEPGPAGSPTSGMTDVLPTGRNFYGVDPKLLPSPAAWELGCQLGDGVIARYIVEEGQYPENIGMIFWSGANMRSRGQCIAEFLYFLGVRPVWQKGSQRVIALEVIPLAELKRPRLDVTARISGMFRDAMPVVVQWMDEAVAMVAALEEDTEDNYVRKQVQLDAEKLAENGAAPSDAWRQASFRIFGCPPGAYGAGVGSVIEECNWESVDDLAKAYVRWGAHAYGAKAQGDFVPDLFAQRLQTLDVTVKNEDNREVNMFNSDDFNSYHGGMIAAVRSLKGEAPRSYCGDTSDRGQVKVRSLQEEVKRLFRGEMANPKFIEGMKHHGYKGAADLAGLVSRCLGWDATSAVMEDWMYQTLAEKYALDATMQEWMKEVNPWALERITEKLLEASQRQLWQTDEAILQQLRRLQLDIEGDLEERSDA; encoded by the coding sequence ATGAAGTCGATTGTTTTTATTAGTAATATTGAGCGGCAACAGCAGCAAATGCAGCAGGCGCTGCGAAAGTGTAACATATCTGCGAAAGGTCAAGTTGTAGGACTACAGGAAGACGCACTTTGGACAGCGGCATGGCAGCATACCTTAGATCAGTGCGCATGCTTGGTGTGCTCATGGATGGGCCATGGAAAAGAGTGGTCTTTTTTAGAAAAAACAATAGCCTATTTGCGTCGGGCGAAGAAGCCCTTTGTGATGCTGCCAGCGAATCCGGAAGTAAAAGGTGAGGCGCAGGGCTTTAATGCGGCAAGGCAATTGCAGGCGAGGCAGTATCTTTCTTTTGGGGGCGTGCAAAACTATATCAATTTTTGGCAATGGTTGGCTGCGTCGTTTGCTCAAGAAAATGTGTCTTGGGAGCAACCTCGCCAGCAGCCGTGGCAAGGAATTTTTCATCCTGCGTACCAGGGGGAAGCGGAGGATTTTTTTGCGTTTAAGCAACAATGCTGGTCGGAAAAATCTTTAACTGCGGGAATCTTGTTTCCGCGCGACGAATGGGTTTGGCGTGATTTGCGGCATCAGGAAAGATTGATTCGAGAGCTGGAGGCGCAGGGGCTGCAGGTCATTCCGATTTTTAGCCATTGGGCCAAGAACGAGGCTTTAGGGGCGCCAGGCGTAGATGAGGCGGTACGGCGTTTTTTCTTTGATGCAACAGGACGCTGCTTAGTGGATGTTGTTATTAATTGCTTCAAGTTTTCCCTTACCGTTGGTCGTCCTGTGGATCCTTTGTTTTTACAGAAGTTAAATGTGCCAATTTTACAAGGCGTTACTTTGCTGCAAACGGAGGAGAGCTGGGAGACAAGCGTAACCGGTCTAAACCCAGTAGAACTTTCTTGTTGTGTTGTGCTTCCAGAGTTTGACGGTGTGATTCATGGAGCGCCTTTGGCGGCGAAATCGGTAGATGAAGACGGGGCAAGTCATTTTGAACCGATCGCAGAACGCTGCAAGGCTATGGCCGCTAGGGCGGCGAAGTGGGCTAGGCTGCGTCAGAAGAAGAATAGCGAAAAGAAAATCGCCATCATTTTTCATAATTATCCGCCCCGCAATTTCAATATCGGTACGGCGGAAGGCCTTGATTCTCCCGCAAGCGTACAGCAGCTGCTGGAGAGAATGGAGGCAGCTGGCTATCTAGTTGGCGAGCTGCCCGTGAATGGGGCGGAGCTGCTGGAAGCTATGCTGGCCCAGGCGACCAATGACGGACGTTTTTTGACAGACAAACAAAAGAAGACTGCTTTGGGCTGGGTTGATTCAAAACGGGTTCAAGAATGGGCGAAACAGTGGCCCCCCAAAGTGCGGACGCATATGAAGGAAAGCTGGGGCGAGGCTCCGGGAGAAGCCTTTTGTTATGAAGAAGGCTTGCTGGTGCCTGGTTTACGCCTGGGTAATGTGGTGGTTACGGTTCAGCCGCCGCGAGGCTTTGAAGGAGATCCGGGGAAACTGTATCATTCGCCGGATTGTGCGCCTACCTATCATTACTTGGCCTTTTATCGCTGGCTGAAAGAGGATTTTCAAGCGGATGCGGTGGTACATATTGGCACTCATGGCTCGTTGGAATGGTTGCCAGGCAAGGGCGCGGGACTGAGCGAAGCGTGCTATCCGGATTTGGCATTGGCGGACTTGCCGAACGTATATCCGTACTTGATTACGGTTATTGGCGAAGGCGTACAGGCTAAACGGCGCAGCGCCGCCTGCCTAATCGGGCATTTGCCGCCGCCCATGGCTAGGGCGGAAGCGTATGAAGAACTGGAAGAATTAGAAAAAATGCTCGAAGAGTACCAGCATTTCTTAACCTTTCAACCGGAACAGGCGGAGGTGGCGGCTGGACGAATTCGGGAAAAAGCGGCGACTGCATCCTTGGAAAGGGAAGTGCCGCCGGAGGCAGACTTTTCAGCTTATGCTTTAAAGCTGCACGCCTATATTTCAGATATTAAAAACATGTCCATTCGTACAGGTTTGCATATACTCGGGCAGGCGCCGCAGCAGGAGACTCTTCTTGGCTACTTGCTGGCGCTGACTCGCGTCGAGCAGGCGGAGCAGCCTTCTTTGCCGAAACTGCTGGCTAACATCCGCGGCTATGAGTATGAGGCTTTGCTGGCGGCAAGCGGCGTGCTGACGCCAGACGGCCTGCAAACGCAGGGGCGGATTTTGGATGAAGTGGAAGAAGCGGCCAGGCGCTTTATCGGCATTTTGCAAGCCGGGAATTTTAATGAAGCGGCGCGGCGAAGCGCGGTGGCAAGTATTGGCGATAGTGATGCTTTGTTGCGGGAACAGCTGTCAGGGTTAGCGGAGTATATTTGTGAAGTGCTGGTTCCGGCATTGCAGGCGACAAGTCAGGAAATGAGCCATTTGCTGGACGCTTTATCCGGCTGTTATGTAGAGCCAGGACCGGCCGGCTCGCCCACCAGCGGCATGACGGACGTACTGCCCACGGGACGCAATTTTTACGGCGTCGATCCGAAATTGCTGCCATCTCCGGCGGCTTGGGAGCTGGGCTGCCAACTAGGAGATGGCGTGATTGCACGCTATATTGTTGAGGAAGGGCAGTATCCTGAAAATATCGGCATGATTTTTTGGAGCGGTGCCAATATGCGCAGCCGCGGGCAATGCATTGCGGAATTTCTTTACTTTTTAGGAGTGCGGCCAGTTTGGCAAAAAGGAAGCCAACGGGTCATTGCCTTGGAAGTGATCCCTCTGGCGGAATTGAAGCGCCCGCGCCTGGACGTAACCGCCCGCATCAGCGGCATGTTTCGCGATGCAATGCCGGTAGTGGTCCAATGGATGGATGAAGCCGTTGCCATGGTGGCTGCCTTGGAAGAAGATACCGAGGATAACTATGTGCGCAAGCAGGTGCAGCTAGATGCAGAGAAGCTGGCGGAGAACGGCGCAGCGCCAAGCGATGCTTGGCGGCAGGCGAGTTTTCGAATTTTTGGCTGTCCGCCGGGTGCCTATGGCGCCGGTGTGGGAAGCGTCATTGAAGAGTGCAACTGGGAGTCGGTAGACGATCTAGCGAAAGCCTATGTGCGCTGGGGCGCTCATGCTTATGGCGCAAAAGCCCAAGGGGATTTCGTGCCTGATTTGTTTGCGCAGCGCTTGCAGACGCTGGATGTAACGGTGAAAAACGAAGACAACCGGGAAGTCAACATGTTTAACTCGGATGATTTTAATTCCTATCATGGCGGCATGATTGCCGCCGTTAGGTCGCTGAAAGGGGAAGCTCCCCGCTCCTATTGTGGCGACACCTCAGATCGCGGCCAGGTGAAGGTGCGGTCGCTCCAGGAGGAAGTGAAGCGTCTTTTTCGCGGCGAGATGGCGAATCCTAAATTTATCGAAGGTATGAAACATCACGGTTATAAGGGAGCGGCGGATTTAGCCGGCTTGGTTTCTCGCTGCTTGGGCTGGGATGCCACCAGCGCGGTCATGGAAGACTGGATGTATCAAACTTTGGCGGAAAAATATGCTCTTGACGCGACTATGCAGGAGTGGATGAAAGAGGTCAATCCGTGGGCGCTGGAGCGCATTACGGAGAAACTCTTGGAAGCGTCACAGCGGCAGTTGTGGCAGACGGACGAAGCCATACTGCAGCAGCTGCGCCGGTTGCAGTTGGATATTGAAGGAGACCTGGAGGAACGAAGCGATGCATAG